From Polaribacter butkevichii, a single genomic window includes:
- a CDS encoding curli assembly protein CsgF, with translation MKQRLLFIFILISGFVYSQDLVYTPISPFFGGTTFNYQQIMASAAAQNDFTEEEEVRSVTTDLENFTNSLNNRLLSSLSQSLFQQQLGDTNLTVGTYNFGDLVVEITPGTNGLNVSILNVTTGEQTQITIPNGN, from the coding sequence ATGAAACAAAGATTATTATTTATTTTTATTTTAATATCGGGTTTTGTTTACTCACAAGATTTGGTATATACGCCTATAAGTCCGTTTTTTGGTGGTACCACATTTAATTATCAGCAAATTATGGCCTCTGCAGCCGCTCAAAATGATTTTACTGAAGAAGAAGAGGTAAGGAGTGTTACAACAGATTTAGAAAACTTTACCAATAGTTTAAATAATAGATTATTGAGTTCGTTGTCTCAAAGTTTATTTCAGCAACAGTTAGGTGATACCAATTTAACCGTGGGAACTTACAATTTTGGAGATCTGGTAGTAGAAATAACACCAGGTACCAATGGTTTAAATGTTAGCATACTTAATGTAACAACAGGCGAGCAAACCCAAATAACAATTCCTAACGGCAACTAA
- a CDS encoding CsgE family curli-type amyloid fiber assembly protein yields MKSKLLNFCILNVFFMSFLSAQEFGDYKVKGSINLTRGDEFLTLRAQVLNEESFFIDDLNYNFVLLKKGGLGNLSKNNQSNDFSLKPNEEKQLSVFQINLKKEEELKVYLFVKYKDKLIDRDTLFLFSNEKKTIAKEVNEEQYLIKGIVIDEAMTKIGRDFHDFFYKEYLVTGKNYPFIIKVVEKPAMGRSSILSVEVDRKKIHEFFARPEEEYLKNNVLMAMRKLRVYSQQRKTTFSNKI; encoded by the coding sequence ATGAAAAGTAAACTTTTAAATTTCTGTATTTTAAATGTTTTTTTTATGTCTTTTCTTTCTGCTCAAGAATTTGGTGATTATAAAGTTAAGGGAAGTATTAATTTAACTAGAGGAGATGAATTTTTAACGTTAAGAGCTCAAGTGTTAAACGAAGAATCTTTTTTTATAGATGATCTTAACTATAATTTTGTTTTGCTAAAAAAAGGAGGTTTAGGCAATTTGTCTAAAAATAATCAATCTAACGATTTTTCATTAAAACCAAATGAGGAGAAACAATTATCTGTATTTCAAATCAACTTAAAAAAAGAGGAAGAATTAAAAGTTTATCTATTTGTAAAATACAAAGATAAATTAATAGACAGAGATACATTATTTCTGTTTTCTAATGAAAAAAAAACAATTGCAAAAGAAGTAAATGAAGAGCAGTATTTAATTAAAGGAATTGTGATAGATGAAGCTATGACTAAAATTGGTAGAGATTTTCATGATTTTTTTTATAAAGAATATCTAGTAACAGGTAAAAATTATCCTTTTATAATAAAGGTGGTAGAAAAACCAGCAATGGGCAGAAGTAGTATATTATCTGTAGAAGTTGATAGAAAAAAAATTCATGAATTTTTTGCAAGACCAGAAGAAGAATATTTAAAAAATAATGTTTTAATGGCTATGAGAAAACTAAGAGTTTATAGCCAACAAAGAAAAACTACTTTTTCTAATAAAATATAA
- a CDS encoding glutamine synthetase III encodes MSRIRFNALQETLQRSPVKVIQNEKRSTLFGQNVFNKYAMQQYLTRAAYESVMNAIEHGTKIDRKIADQVAVSMKDWAMSKGATHYTHWFQPLTGATAEKHDAFFESINGSLAMEKFDGEQLVQQEPDASSFPNGGIRNMFEARGYTAWDPTSPAFIYETTLCIPTIFVAYTGEALDNKTPLLRALQAIDTHATAVCKYFDKNASSVNATLGWEQEFFLIDDALMLARPDLQLTGRTLLGHSPAKGQQLGDHYFGTIPARAMSFMQDLEQECMLLGIPVKTRHNEVAPNQFEIAPIFEEANLAVDHNSLLMDVMQKVSRRHKFKVLFHEKPFAGINGSGKHNNWSLATGNGTNLLSPGKTPMKNLQFLTFFINTIKAVYNYEELLRASIASASNEYRLGADEAPPAIISVFIGSQLSAVLDELENVTKGKLSPQEKTDLKLNIIGKIPEILLDNTDRNRTSPFAFTGNKFEFRAVGSLANCAIPMTVLNTIVAKQLKEFKIEVDALVEEKDLKKDEAVFNILREYIKDSKAIRFDGDSYGKAWEKEAKKRGLSNYKTTPEALKVKVSEKAIALFEEMEVMSSIELEARYEIDLESYTKKVQIEGRVLADIARNQVVPTAIIYQNTLLENTKNLKEIFGEEYKNIAKEQIELIMVISKHITQINALVIKMEEEKLKANKYTGLKCAEYYCLKVKPFLKEIRFHCDELETMVDDNLWPLTKYRELLFTK; translated from the coding sequence ATGTCAAGGATTAGATTCAATGCTTTGCAAGAAACACTACAGAGAAGTCCTGTAAAAGTGATTCAAAACGAAAAAAGGTCAACACTTTTTGGACAAAATGTATTTAACAAATATGCTATGCAACAGTATCTTACACGTGCTGCTTATGAAAGTGTAATGAATGCAATTGAGCATGGAACCAAAATAGATAGAAAGATTGCAGACCAAGTTGCGGTGAGTATGAAAGATTGGGCAATGTCTAAAGGTGCTACCCATTATACGCATTGGTTTCAGCCACTTACAGGGGCAACTGCAGAAAAGCACGATGCTTTTTTTGAGTCTATAAACGGTAGTTTAGCCATGGAAAAGTTTGATGGAGAGCAACTCGTTCAGCAAGAGCCAGATGCATCAAGTTTTCCTAATGGAGGTATTAGAAATATGTTTGAAGCAAGAGGATATACAGCTTGGGATCCTACTTCACCAGCTTTTATTTACGAAACCACACTTTGTATTCCTACTATTTTTGTGGCTTATACAGGAGAAGCATTAGATAATAAAACACCTTTACTTAGGGCTTTACAAGCTATAGATACACATGCCACGGCTGTTTGTAAATATTTTGATAAAAATGCAAGTAGTGTAAATGCAACCTTAGGTTGGGAGCAAGAATTTTTTTTAATTGATGATGCTTTAATGCTTGCAAGACCAGATTTACAATTAACAGGTAGAACTTTATTAGGGCATTCTCCTGCAAAAGGGCAGCAATTAGGCGATCATTATTTTGGAACCATTCCTGCAAGGGCTATGAGTTTTATGCAAGATTTAGAGCAAGAGTGTATGTTATTGGGAATTCCTGTAAAAACAAGGCATAATGAAGTAGCACCTAATCAGTTTGAAATTGCACCTATTTTTGAAGAGGCAAATTTAGCGGTAGACCATAATTCTTTGTTGATGGATGTAATGCAAAAAGTTTCTAGAAGACATAAATTTAAGGTGTTATTTCATGAAAAACCATTTGCGGGTATTAATGGTTCTGGTAAACATAACAATTGGTCTTTAGCTACAGGTAACGGAACTAATTTGTTAAGTCCTGGTAAGACACCAATGAAAAACTTGCAGTTTCTTACCTTTTTTATAAACACTATTAAGGCGGTTTATAATTACGAAGAGTTGTTAAGAGCTTCTATTGCATCTGCAAGTAATGAGTACCGTTTAGGTGCTGATGAAGCTCCACCTGCAATTATATCTGTATTTATTGGTAGCCAATTATCAGCCGTTTTAGATGAGTTAGAAAACGTAACAAAAGGGAAGTTATCTCCGCAAGAAAAAACAGATTTAAAGCTAAATATTATCGGTAAAATTCCAGAAATTTTATTAGACAATACAGATAGAAACAGAACATCTCCTTTTGCATTTACAGGCAATAAATTCGAGTTTAGAGCGGTGGGTTCTTTGGCAAATTGTGCCATACCAATGACTGTTTTAAATACCATTGTAGCAAAACAATTAAAAGAATTTAAGATAGAAGTGGATGCTTTGGTAGAGGAAAAAGATCTAAAAAAAGATGAAGCTGTTTTTAATATTTTAAGAGAATATATAAAAGATTCAAAAGCCATCCGTTTCGATGGAGATAGTTACGGTAAAGCGTGGGAAAAAGAAGCTAAAAAACGTGGCTTAAGTAATTATAAAACAACACCAGAAGCCTTAAAAGTAAAGGTTTCTGAAAAAGCAATTGCGTTGTTTGAAGAAATGGAGGTAATGAGTAGTATAGAACTAGAAGCTCGTTATGAAATTGATTTAGAATCTTATACTAAAAAAGTACAAATAGAGGGGCGTGTGTTGGCAGATATTGCTAGAAATCAAGTAGTGCCAACAGCTATAATTTATCAAAATACGTTATTAGAAAATACTAAAAATCTAAAAGAAATTTTTGGTGAGGAATATAAAAACATCGCCAAAGAACAAATAGAGTTAATTATGGTGATCTCTAAACATATTACTCAAATAAATGCTTTGGTTATTAAAATGGAAGAAGAAAAATTGAAAGCTAATAAATATACGGGCTTAAAATGTGCAGAATATTATTGTCTTAAAGTAAAACCATTTCTAAAAGAAATAAGGTTTCATTGCGATGAATTAGAAACCATGGTAGATGACAATTTATGGCCACTTACAAAGTATAGAGAATTGTTATTTACTAAATAA